One window from the genome of Leucobacter aridicollis encodes:
- a CDS encoding ABC transporter permease, whose amino-acid sequence MHRFWRQRQAKIGVILTAIIVLLAFLGPLLLPWATGYTATEFASRPFQPDGLFGTDNLGRDVWSRFLAGGLSLLIYSALATLVGLVIGVALGMAAAYTGGWLDSLIMRANDVLLAVPQLLFALLAVTVLGPQGWVLVTVIGITHAPRIARVARSAALNVINEDYIRAAEMYAVPRSRILTREILPNITGPLAVEAGLRLTYSIGAIASLSFLGLGVQPPAADWGLMINENRIALSLQPAGVLLPVVAIAILTVGTNLIADSIARASANTNAGEK is encoded by the coding sequence ATGCACCGCTTCTGGCGGCAGCGGCAGGCAAAGATCGGAGTGATCCTCACCGCGATCATCGTGCTGCTCGCGTTCCTCGGCCCGCTGCTCCTGCCGTGGGCGACCGGGTACACCGCCACCGAGTTCGCGAGTCGCCCGTTCCAGCCCGACGGCCTGTTCGGCACCGACAACCTCGGCCGCGATGTCTGGTCCAGGTTCCTCGCGGGCGGGCTCAGCCTGCTCATCTACTCGGCGCTCGCGACGCTCGTCGGCCTCGTCATCGGCGTCGCCCTCGGGATGGCTGCGGCCTACACCGGCGGGTGGCTCGACTCGCTCATCATGCGCGCGAACGACGTGCTCCTCGCCGTGCCGCAGCTGCTGTTCGCGCTCCTCGCAGTGACCGTGCTCGGCCCGCAGGGGTGGGTGCTCGTCACCGTGATCGGGATCACGCACGCGCCGCGCATCGCCCGGGTCGCGCGGTCTGCCGCGCTGAACGTTATCAACGAGGACTACATCCGCGCCGCTGAGATGTACGCGGTGCCACGCAGCCGGATCCTTACCCGCGAGATTCTCCCGAACATCACCGGCCCGCTCGCCGTCGAGGCCGGGCTGCGGCTGACGTATTCGATCGGTGCAATCGCGTCGCTCTCGTTCCTCGGGCTCGGAGTGCAGCCGCCTGCGGCTGACTGGGGTCTGATGATCAACGAGAACCGCATCGCCCTCTCGCTGCAGCCCGCGGGCGTGCTGCTCCCGGTCGTCGCGATCGCGATCCTGACCGTCGGCACCAACCTCATTGCGGACTCGATCGCTCGCGCATCCGCCAACACGAACGCAGGTGAGAAGTAA